From Bacillus sp. (in: firmicutes), one genomic window encodes:
- a CDS encoding response regulator → MYTMIIAEDEEIERKALSLLIQKEFPEISVIGLAENGIELVSLVEKLHPDMAIVDINMPGINGLEALDILRSRGVSTRFIINTAYNDFEYAQHALSLKVDFYILKPQKRSDTIATIRKLCNLIDEDRVNTQSQRKIQDLLWRIRPAIESEIMYSIFINEPAEKSFAAWCEMQSIKWNRGVMISLLPVNGDKNALKNQEKGALHNVLNNALESSCTYLAAITGTSINLLVFVPEFDDMAAGFWRSWISDVLHVLLNKLKNERGLLMKAGVGGIYHDFQKMTDSYRESLLALRNQEQGPVCFYLKEDDNGICMERLLSIAQAVTEEVYSGHMQSIDSKLSEFEQLAFAYREFPVLLWRLCENMIIEDGNNGPMLRAFFRTSYSEIEQEKDP, encoded by the coding sequence ATGTATACGATGATCATTGCTGAGGATGAAGAAATCGAACGCAAGGCGTTAAGCCTGCTTATACAAAAAGAGTTCCCGGAAATATCCGTAATAGGACTTGCTGAAAATGGCATTGAGCTTGTATCTCTTGTAGAGAAGCTGCATCCGGACATGGCGATCGTGGACATCAATATGCCTGGTATCAACGGCCTGGAGGCATTGGACATTTTGCGTTCCCGGGGTGTGAGTACACGGTTTATCATCAATACGGCGTATAATGATTTTGAATATGCGCAGCATGCTCTGTCGCTAAAAGTCGACTTCTACATACTGAAACCCCAGAAACGTTCTGATACCATCGCCACCATCCGAAAACTTTGCAATCTCATAGATGAAGATCGCGTCAATACCCAGAGCCAGCGCAAGATACAGGACTTGCTATGGCGCATCCGTCCGGCAATAGAAAGCGAGATAATGTATTCGATATTTATTAATGAGCCGGCAGAAAAAAGTTTTGCTGCCTGGTGTGAAATGCAGTCCATCAAATGGAACAGGGGTGTTATGATTTCCCTTTTGCCGGTAAATGGGGACAAGAATGCATTAAAGAATCAGGAAAAGGGAGCTTTGCACAATGTTCTGAATAATGCGCTGGAGTCAAGCTGTACCTATCTTGCGGCAATCACCGGAACAAGCATCAACCTGTTGGTGTTTGTGCCTGAGTTTGACGATATGGCAGCTGGATTTTGGCGAAGCTGGATTTCAGACGTGCTGCATGTTTTACTCAATAAACTGAAAAATGAAAGAGGCCTGTTGATGAAAGCCGGGGTCGGTGGCATTTATCATGATTTTCAGAAGATGACCGATTCATATCGAGAAAGTTTGCTCGCGCTAAGAAATCAGGAACAGGGACCTGTGTGTTTTTATCTTAAAGAAGATGACAATGGCATTTGCATGGAACGGCTGTTGTCCATTGCTCAAGCAGTTACAGAAGAAGTATATAGCGGACATATGCAGTCTATCGACAGTAAGCTGAGCGAGTTTGAACAGTTAGCGTTTGCTTACAGGGAATTCCCGGTGTTGCTTTGGCGCTTATGCGAGAATATGATCATTGAGGACGGGAATAACGGACCGATGTTAAGAGCGTTTTTCCGTACCTCTTACAGCGAGATCGAACAAGAAAAAGATCCCAT